In the Apteryx mantelli isolate bAptMan1 chromosome 13, bAptMan1.hap1, whole genome shotgun sequence genome, one interval contains:
- the GPR119 gene encoding glucose-dependent insulinotropic receptor yields the protein MAISAFGLILAVLASLIITANVLVAIALLRLIQKNSCNGLYFVLNLAVADSMVGFTVVGLVMDEFSQPFYPTQTFCVLRMAFVTSSSAASILSLTLVACDRHLAIRQPFHYFRLVTGLRVGVRLVGLWLFAAIIGFLPVLAPSFQQISARDKCTFFGVFQPSYMLTVFCVGFFPALFLFVYLYCDMLKIAAVHVQHIREVEHAGLAGGCPPPRATSDVKAMRTVAMLTGCFTLSWLPFFIASIVQTMCPECVPYKVIENYLWLLGLGNSLLNPLLYSFWQKDVRLQLSQLAASVKRRVLLRLGNGSDFPSRGTKSLPTVSCLRLQD from the coding sequence ATGGCCATTTCAGCCTTCGGACTCATCCTTGCTGTGCTGGCCTCGCTCATCATCACTGCCAACGTGCTGGTGGCCATTGCCCTCCTTCGCCTCATCCAGAAGAACAGCTGCAATGGGCTCTACTTTGTCCTTAACCTGGCCGTCGCAGACTCCATGGTTGGCTTCACAGTCGTGGGTCTGGTCATGGATGAGTTTTCCCAGCCCTTTTATCCCACCCAGACCTTCTGTGTTCTGAGAATGGCTTTTGTGActtcctcctctgctgcctccATCCTCTCCCTGACGCTGGTTGCCTGCGACAGGCACTTGGCCATCAGGCAGCCTTTCCACTACTTCCGGCTGGTGACAGGCCTGCGGGTTGGGGTACGCTTGGTGGGACTCTGGCTGTTCGCTGCTATCATTGGTTTCCTCCCGGTCCTCGCCCCGAGCTTTCAGCAGATCTCCGCCAGGGACAAATGCACCTTCTTTGGAGTCTTCCAGCCAAGTTACATGCTCACAGTCTTCTGTGTGGGCTTCTTCCCAGCACTCTTTCTTTTTGTATACCTCTACTGCGACATGCTGAAAATTGCAGCTGTGCATGTGCAGCACATCCGGGAGGTGGAACACGCAGGGCTGGCGGggggctgccccccaccccgcgcTACCAGTGATGTGAAGGCCATGCGCACTGTGGCCATGCTCACTGGGTGCTTCACGCTGTCCTGGCTGCCGTTCTTCATTGCCAGCATTGTGCAGACCATGTGTCCTGAGTGCGTCCCCTACAAAGTCATTGAGAACTACCTCTGGCTGCTGGGACTGGGTAATTCCCTCCTGAACCCCCTGCTCTACTCTTTTTGGCAGAAGGATGTGCGACTGCAGCTCTCCCAGCTGGCTGCCAGTGTGAAGAGGAGAGTCCTCCTTCGCTTGGGGAATGGCTCTGATTTCCCCAGCAGAGGCACCAAGTCCCTCCCCACCGTGTCCTGCTTGCGGCTCCAGGACTGA